The sequence CCTCTTTAATTTTCATGTACTGCAAAAATAACTCCGGACAAACATCTTACCGTCCATCACGAGCCTGTCAAAGTTTTTAATATCCCGCTGTCTCATCTTCTTCATCGCTTCCATTACTCTCGCGGTTTTTGGTAATCAAACTCTTGCCACCAGAAGCGTCTTTAAAAAAAAGAGGCATAGTACTCCGTAGCTTTTTCCTCAACTTTTTTTTTTAGAAACCCTAAATGAGGTTTGATTTTTTGAAGCTTTTAAGCACACCTTCGATTAGATAGAATGCCATTTTAAATTATTTTCGAGTTTATCGAGTGATTCAAGCCAGCCCTGAACGCAATCATTGTAGGCTTCAACCGGTAAACCCTCTTGTTTTAAGGAAATAAATGTTTTTTCATTGTCTGCCTGTAATTCTACTGTTGTTAAAAGAGCTTCGGGCCAATCGCCTGCCATTTCAGCTGGAGCAGAGATGATGTTTCCCGAACTATCCGAAAAACTATCCGTCATAACAAGTTTCTTATAAGGGACAATTTCCTTATAAATTCCTGTTGAGTAAATTTCTTCCCCATCTTTTGCCTTCATACTAATGAAATATTTGCCGCCAATTTGTAAATTAATCTCACAATGAGGGCAGGTATAAGCTTTTGGTCCCCACCACTTATGAAGCAACTCACAATTTGTCCAGGCTTTCCAAACCTCCGAAACAGGGAGATTCACAGTCTTTTCAAGGGATAGGGTTTTTCGCGTCCCGGGAGATTTTTCTTTAATAGTCGTCATTGGTAATTAGTAAAAAATGATTGTTGCTTCGTTAAATGCTTTGTTGAACCTTTAAGTGTTGCAAACAAAATGCCAGCGACCTTCAAAGGTAAAAGGCGTCATTCTATATACCAGGCACAAAGTTCCTAACTCCTCAAATTTCTATTTGAAAAACCATTCTTTTGCCGCAACTTTATTGTACAATGTTTTCAGAAAGATATAGTCCTTGCCCGGCTCTTCAGCCGTTTATTAAAACAATGATGATCATTGAAAGCTCAGAGGGTATGCAAAACAAGCTTTTGCCGGATACCTCTATTGTTATAGCGTTCAGATTAAGAGGGACTGTAAGTTCAGTAGATATAAAAGGGAAAACGACACTTCCCACTTCCCTCATAACCGGACTTCGCAAATCCTCACGCCTTGTGAATTACGAAAAAAATACGGCGGTGCTTTTAGTTATATTCAAAGAAACGGGCCTTTCCACTTTTCTCAAAACGCCGGCTCACGAATTTTTCGGAGAAAGCATTTCCCTTGAGCAGCTCTTCCCTAAAGAGCAACTGCATGCCTTAGAAGATCAACTTGCAGATTCTCATTCCAACCTTGAAAGTTTTCAATTATCCGAACGTTTTTTTCTTAAATTTTTGTCATCCAAAAAGCAAGACTACCTGATAGTAAACGCTGTTCAAACAATTAAACTTTCAAAAGGATCCCTTCCAGTTAAAATTCTTGTAAACACTTTTCCTATTAGCCACGATGCTTTTGAAAAACGATTTCGAAAAACAACGGGCACTAGTCCAAAACATTTTTCCTCTATAGTTCGTTTCCGGCATCTGATCTCGAACTATACCGCAAACGTCACTCTAACAGATCTAGCATATGACTCCGGCTTTTTCGATCAAAATCATTTTATAAAAAATTTTAAATCTTTTACAGGCGAAACTCCACGCATTTTCTTTCAGGCAGGACGCTTCTGGTAAATCACTGATTTTTTACTATTTATCTTTTTTTCATCTCTGTAGTTTTGATAAAAATTTACAAGATGAAAAAAATTATTCTCTATTGCGTTATAGTAGCTGGCGTTTCAGTAACGTTTTCAAGCTTCACAGGTAGTAAATTAAAAAATCAGAAACATTTTCCAAATCACAAAACCATGATCAACAAAAACAAAGAAGTAATTCGTAAATTATACGAAGAAGCCTTAAACAGAAGAAATTACAGTCTTTTAAAACAACTTGTGTCTGAAGATTACATTGGGCCGCGCGGAGAAAAAGGTGCCGAAGGAATGGAAGGAAGCGTGAAACCTCTTATTGTTTCTTTTCCCGAAGTACAATGGAAAATTGAAGACCTGTTGGAAGAGGGCGACAAAGTAGTTGTGCGCTGGTATTGGCAAGCCACACACAAAGAAACATACCAGGGAATTACAGCAACTAACAGATTAGTAAAAAGTGAAGCCATTGCAATTTATGTTTTAAAAGATGAAAAAATAATAGGGGCAACAATGATTACCGATCGCCTGGGATTTTTAATGCAATTGGGTGTTATATTGCCGGAGCAATTGCCAGGAAACCAATCAAAAAAATAGCGAATGTTCGCTCTGTACAATCCATAAAAAAAGTTATACTGCTTCCTTATGGGTGGTATCCAAAAAGAAAGCGACTCTATTTTTGAAAGCGATAATCTTATCTTTAACCTAAATTTTAATTTATGGAAATAGGAATAGATAGTTTCGCTGCAGCGGCGATTGGCAATGATGTAGGCTCGAAAACAAACAGTATGGACGCCCTTGGGAAACTCCTGGAACGCATTGAGCACGCCGATAAATCGGGGCTTCACGTGTTTGGCATAGGCGAACATCACCGCAAAGAATTTCTCGACTCTGCGCCTACTATGATTCTTGCAGCAGCAGCTTCCCGCACAAAACAGATCCGTCTTACCAGTGCGGTTACGGTTTTAAGCGCTGCCGATCCTGTGAGAGTTTTTCAAAACTTTGCAACCCTTGATCTTATCTCTAAAGGACGTGCTGAAATCGTTGCCGGACGAGGCTCTTTTACAGAAGCTTTTCCTTTGTTTGGCCTGAATCTTAATGATTACGATGAACTCTTTAGCGAAAAACTAGAGCTTCTTTTGAAAATACGCGACAATGAATCTGTTACCTGGTCAGGAAAATTTCGTCCGGCTTTAAAAAATCAAGCTATTTATCCAAGACCTATTCAAGATCTTTTCCCGGTTTGGATCGGCGTTGGCGGAACACCTGAATCCTTCGTCCGTGCAGGAACTCTGGGCCTTCCGCTTATGGTGGCAGTTATTGGTGGCGAAACACATCGTTTTCGTCCTTTGATAGACCTTTATAGAGAAGCGGGAAAACGGGCCGGACATGCTCCTGAAAAATTAAAAGTTGGCCTGCATTCCTTAGGATACATTAGCGCAAGCTCACAACAAGCGGTGGAGGAATTTTATCCAGGTTATGCCGAAACCTTTACCAGAATTGGAAAAGAAAGAGGATGGCCCCCGGTTACTAAAGCACATTTTGATGCGCAAAACGGAGCAAGAGGGGCGTTGATGATTGGTGGTCCGGAAGAAATCGCTGAAAAAATTCTCCGTCACAGTGAAGCCCTGGGAGGTATTTCCAGATTTACTTTTCAGATGGACAATGCAGGACTAACGCATGAAAAATTGATGAAAGCCATTGAGTTGATCGGGGAGAAGGTGATTCCTTTGGTAAATGCAAAATCTAACTAGTTGTAAAGGCTTAATTCGCTGCATTCGCCTGAGTTTTGCGAGGTGAAAAAATAACCTGCAGGCAAAATTTGATCGCAGAATCACACCTAGTTTAGCTAAGGTGATCTGGTTTTTAGGAAGGTCGCAACCAAACTCGGATCAGTGGAAAAAGCTGGAGGCGGATTTAAAAATTCATTTTCCGAAGTCAAGCCTGATAGTCCATTTTTACAGCAATTAGTCAATTTTTAAAGTCCAAATGTTCCATGAGAGTACAGTTCAGTATAATGGTACAAATCTATCAATTATACGTAATTTCCACTTTTTTCCGCATTTGTACCATTCTAACGATGTATTTTAGACTATTCGCGCGTATTCTCTATTTTGCTTTTAAAAGCAGTTATGATGGTACAAATTTGACATTCATAAAGAAAACTCCCTAATTTGATAGAATATTACCAATATAATGGCATGGAAGTAGCAGAAATAGGTAAAACAGTAAAGCATAGACGGGAGGCATTAGATCTAACTATAAGAGATCTGGCTGAGGTTACAGGTCTATCTAAAACAACAATTACTCAAATCGAAACAGGTAGCAGCAACCCTACGTTTGAAGTACTACAAAAGATTTTTGAGTATCTCAACCTGGAGATGAAAATAGAAGTCAGAAAGCAAATATAACCTTCTATGAAAATCGGAAATAAATTAGAAGTCATTTATAAAGGAGTAATCAAAGCAGGCATTCTGTGGGTTGATGATGACGGATATCATTTTGAGTATGATGATGTATTTATTAACGATAACTCAGTGCGACCAATTTCAGTCAATTTATCAAAGACAACAAAGACGCATCATTCCAAAGAATTGTTTCACTATTTCAAATCCATTCTTAGCGAAGGCGAGAATCGCCAACAAATTTGCAAAGCACTAAGTATTGATCCCAGCGATGACTGGAGCCTATTGGCATTGACCTGCCAACATGATACAATTGCAGCTATAACGGTAAAAACGATATAACATGGCACAATGTAACGGATGCTTAAAAGATGATATAAATGGTTTTTGCTCTTCCTGTCAGAGAATTCTATTTGACCGCTCAAAAGTAACGCCCCAACTTAAATTCAATTGGGAAGATATATCAAAAATAATCGACGGTCAACCAACTGGATTTAGTATTTCAGGAGTGCAATGAAAAGGATTTATTGGAAAACCTAGGGGTATTGAATTACTTCCAAAAATGGATGTTGATGAAAAATCTCAATATATCCTAAAACCAATGCTATCACGGTTTAATTTGCCAGACCAATCACCTGCAAATGAGCCTGTGATTATGTAAATAGCTAAACAACTTTCAAAATCAAAATTGCCGAGTGTACGTTTATGAAATTTGCAAACGGAACACCTGCATACGTCACCAGACGATTTGATTATAACGCAAATGGTGAAAAATTAAATCAGGAAGATTTCGTGTCAGTACTTAAAGCTGCAGATAAATAAATCAAAGTCATACCAAGATGTTGGTGAATGGCTAAGCCCGCTAAACAAAGTTGATTTTCTTCGCATACTGATATTCAATTTCCTCACAGGAAATGGTGATGTTCATTTAAAAAACATATCCCTGCTTGAAACTGCCCACTGAGACATGATGCTATCTCCTGCTTACGATTTAATGAATACCAAAATTCATCTTACTGATAATTTACTGGCATTGAATCTATTCGAAGAACTGGAACAAACCAGCTTGCCACGGGGACAAAAATATAATTATAAAAGTGCTGATTTTATTGAGTTTGGAAAGCGTTTGAATATTGATGCGACTTTAATTAAGAAGATCGTTGACTTATTAATTCAAAAAGAAAGTGAACTTCTCGTATTAGTCGATAAGTCATTTTTATCTGATGAAGCGAAAACACTTTACAAAAATAATGTGGTTGCGAATTACAAATTGTTTAAGCAATAAGCGCATTTGTGAACCACTATGCAACCAGTAGAAATTAAAATGCTTAGCAGATAGTCAAACTCTTAAAAAGAGTGCAACCATCTTCGATTAAACTTACTAAGATATCTTAACCAGACACTTACATAGCAGTAGTTAACGTAAGGCACAAATAGCAAAAAAACCTGAAAACAGAAGCTTTCAGGTTTTTTTGTTGGGGTGGCCAGTTTAGATGCCCTGATCTGGTTTTTAGGGAGGTGACAAACTAACAACCAATCTTGCTTAAGAGAGATTGTGTTTTTTTGGGATCAGGCGCAAAATCTGTGGAGTAAAATTTAGGCAAATAGTTTAGAGAGTCTAAATAGGAAGAAATTTACATCTGTAACTCCTCGGTATTGCGCTCTAAAAGCTTTGATTTTCGCATTAAATGATTCGGCTGAGGCATTAGTACTTCTGTTATTAAAGTAGTTTAGTATTCTTTTGTAATTGTTTTCAATGGTTCTGGATAGGGTATTGAAGGTCTTGAACCCAGATTGGGCAACCTCTTCATGCCATTTGGCTAATCTTGTAAACGCATATATTTTCTCTTTTGTATTGCTGTAGATCCAGGATAATTTTTGAGCCAGACCATACGCTTTTTTAATATCAGGATAACGATCAAAAAGTATGTTAGCTCTTTGGGATTGTTCTAAAGTCCAGTTGTGTTCGGCTTTGTAGAGTAAATAGCGGCTTCTTGCGAGTAGTTGTTTGAGAGTCTCACCATTACTTAAAATTTCAGGGACATAAGCTCTTTTGTTTTTCCGGGATTCGTCAATGCCATTATTTTCAGCCTCTATAGCTTCCCAACGATGTCTTATTCTTATTTCCTGGAGTGCTTCGGTAGCTAACTGTTGAACATGGAAGCGATCAATAACCATACTTGCATGAGGAAAACATTTTTTTACGATTAACCCCATGCTACCCGCAAGATCCAGTGTGACTTCACGAACTCTCTTTCTAAGATGTAAGGGGATACTTTGTAGCAATGAGATTATGCTCTCCGAGTGAGTCCCCTTTAAAATCGCAACTATGGTACCCTTCTTCCCTTTTGCCGCTTTGTTGGAGAGGATTGTGTAAAGCTCTGAGTGTGATAAACAGGTCTCATCAATGGATAAATAAGGACCAATGTTTTCAGGAAATATAATTCCTTGTTCGGCTTTATTCTTGTATTTCCAATCGTTATAATCACTTAATTTCTTACGATAGTAACGCTGAAGCTTTTTGCCATTAATGCCGTAAAATGAGCCTATAGTTTTAATGCTATGCGCATGCGTATCAACTAATTTCTTTTAAAAAAGCCGCAAAATCGTTTGTGATTCGCGTCCCTTTTGTAATGATATCCCAATTACGAAAAACTACACTTCCGGTCTCCTCATTAAGCCAGCGACGACGCTTGACATGCAGAAAAACATTGTGCCCCCGAATCGGAAAATCTTGTATAGTTACCTGATCAAAAAAACCTTTTGAAGTTAATCGGACAGTCGCGTACTCAGCAGGAATAGTGCTTATCTCTTGTAAATACAAATCAATGCGCTCGCTTTCTGAGTCTTTTTTATAACCTGTGAGTTCAAAATAATCGCAAATCCCCTCAGGTAATACTATTTTTAAAAAGTCATTGTAGGATGGGTCCATAGTTAGTTTTAGTCCCCGTAAAATTCAGATTATTTTTTCTTCCCCACAACTTTTGCGCCTGATCCAACTTTTGCGCCTGATCCTAAGCGAGCCTGCGGCTTGGTGGAAAATAAAAAATCCTTTCAGCAAAGCTGAAAGGATTTTTGTTTGTCGGGGTGGCCAGATTCGAACTGACGACCTCCTGCTCCCAAAGCAGGCGCGATACCGGGCTACGCTACACCCCGATTGTGTGCGTACTCAAATTAAATTTTGAGAGTGCAAATATACGATTATTTTATCTTCTACAAAAAAAGTATGCATTTTTCTTAAAAATGTTTAACCCGCTGTGAATTAGACTTTTTGGCCGAAAATTAAATTGTATTTTTGTTCTCTATGCAAGAACAGATTCTCATTTTAGATTTTGGTTCTCAATTTACACAGTTAATTGCCCGCCGTTTGCGCGAATTAAACGTTTATTGCGAAATTCATCCTTATACAAAAGTTCCTAAAATTACCCCTGACATTAAAGGTGTTATACTTTCCGGAAGTCCACACAGCGTGCGTGAAGAAAATGCACCAAGACCTGATTTGTCTGAAATAAAAGGTAAACTTCCTTTGTTAGGGGTTTGCTATGGCGCCCAGTTTCTTGCACATTTTTTTGGTGGTGAAGTTGGTAAATCAAACTCCCGCGAATACGGACGGGCGCACCTTGAAATAAAGGATAAGGAAAGCAGACTTTTTAAAGATGTTAATGATTCTGTAGTTTGGATGAGTCATGGCGACACTATTCTAACTATTCCTTCCACCTATAAAATTACGGCTAGCACCCACGATGTTAAAGTGGCAGCATACGATATTGCCGGTGAAGATACTTTTGCGATTCAGTTCCACCCTGAGGTTTATCATACAGCTGAGGGAACTAAAATCCTGAAAAATTTTGTGTACGGCATTTGTAAATGCAAAGGCGATTGGACACCCGCATCTTTTATCGATACAACCATTTCTGATCTTAAAAAACAATTGGGTGACGAAAAAGTAATTCTTGGTCTGAGTGGTGGTGTAGACAGTAGCGTTGCTGCGATGATACTTCACAAAGCTATTGGTACAAATTTGCATTGCATTTTTGTTGACAATGGTCTGCTTCGTAAAAACGAATTTGAAAGTGTTCTCGAATCCTATAAGCACATGGGATTAAATGTAAAAGGAGTGAATGCTAAAGATAAATTCTATTCAGAATTAAACGGCGTTTCTGATCCTGAGAAAAAACGTAAGGCTATTGGTAAAGTATTTATCGATGTATTTGACGAAGAATCGAAACTTGTTGCAAACGCACAATGGCTTGCGCAGGGCACTATTTATCCTGACGTTATTGAAAGTGTTAGTGTAAAAGGACCTTCTGCTACTATTAAATCTCATCATAACGTAGGCGGACTACCCGACTACATGAAATTAAAGATTGTAGAGCCACTTCGCAGTTTATTTAAAGACGAAGTGCGCCGAGTTGGTAAAGAATTAGGTCTCGACGAAAACATCCTGAATCGTCATCCCTTTCCCGGGCCCGGATTGGCAATACGTATTCTCGGAGAAATTACAGAAGAAAAGATTCGCATCATACAGGAAGTAGATGCTATTTTTATTGATGGATTAAAATCACACGACTTGTATAAAGAAGTTTGGCAGGCCGGTGCAATTTTCCTTCCCATTCAAAGTGTTGGCGTTATGGGCGATGAAAGAACTTACGAAAGTGTTGTAGCCTTAAGAGCTGTAAGCAGCACAGATGGCATGACAGCAGACTGGTGCCACTTACCCTATGAGTTTCTTGCTAAAATAAGCAACGAGATCATAAACAAGGTAAGAGGCGTTAATCGCGTGGTTTATGACATTAGCTCTAAACCACCAGCAACTATTGAGTGGGAATAATCCTTTAATCTAAGTTTACCATCTTTAATGATTATTACACAAAGTAAAAAATATATTCTTTTCAGCCTTTTGGTTCTGACGAGCTTCATTAGCTTGGCGCAGACCAAATCCACAAACATTCAAACCGTTGACGGAAAGAAATATTATATTCATAAAATTGAAAAGAGTCAGAGCCTTTATGCTATCTCAAAAACATACAGCATTAGTCTTGAAGAGATTTACAAAGTAAACCCAGAGCTAAAAACACAGGGAGCAAAAGTAGACCAGGAGATTAAAATTCCTCTTGCTGTTAGTCCACCCGCTCCGGCAAGTAACACTTTGAGCTCTATCACTTCTAGCGTAGCAATTGATACAAATAAATACATCACTTATAAAATCGCTAAAAGTGAAACGATTTATAGCATTACACGCCGTTTTAATATTTCAGAAAAACAGTTGGCTAACTATAATCCCGGCATTACCCCAGCTCTTAGAGAAGGGCAAACTATAATTGTTGGCGAAAAAACTAAAAAGAAAACCCAGGTAAAAGAAAAAGAATCTAAAAATACAACAGTGGTTAAAGAACATAAATCTTCTCACTTTAGCCTGATAGATTCAAGTTTATTTAAACCGGTTTCAAAACCCAAAAAAGAAAAATACAACGTTGCTTTAATCCTTCCGTTTCGACTTGATCAAACTTTGACTGTAGACGTAAACGAACTGGCGAAAACAAACAGCAATTTTCCTGTTGTACCAGCACTTGCGATTGATTTTTATTTAGGGTTTAAACGCGCCGTAGATTCTTTGCTGGCTAAAGATTTTGAGGTAGATATCCTTCTATATGAAAGTGATGACAAGGATTCGCTCAAACTAGAGCAAATTGTAAAGGATCCCAAATTTAAAGAGCTCGATCTTATCTTCGGACCATTATATGCCCATGGCTTTAAAACCATCTCTAAAAAAGCCAAGGAATTAAATATTCCAATTGTGTCGCCGATCACGCAACAAAACAAAATTCTTTACAATAACATTTACATTTCAAAAACGAACCCCTCACAATTTACCTTATTGGAAAGTCTTGCAGATTATTGCATAGATTCTCTTGTTGGAACGAATAATAATATTGTGTTGATGCTTTTGTCAGAAAAAGATAAAAAAGAACTTGCTTTCGTAACAGCTTTTAAAAAATACTACAACGAGAAACAAAAAGCTCTCGGAAAAGGAATCAAAGACACTATAACACTTGCAAAAGGAATGAGTGCCCTCAAGAATGCATTTAAGCCCGGGGTAAAAAACATTGTTGTAACCTTAAGTTCTAACCAGGTATATCTTGCTGACTTTACAACGCAACTTTCTATGGCAGGTGACAAGAAAGAAGTGACCCTTTGCGGATGGGAAAGCCTTACGGAGACAGAAAATATTGACCAGGAATATTTGAACCAATTAAATTACGTATTCCCGCACCAGTTTAACATCACTAACCTTTCAGCGTACTCAACTATTACAAAATCTTACCAGGAGCAGCAGCAGGCGTTACCGGGCGAATATTTCTACATTGGGTTTGACATTGGTTTTTATTATCTCATGAATTTAAAAACTACCGGTCCTAATTTTGTTTACAACCTGAATAATCTTCCCTACGAAAGTAATTACATGCGTTTTAAATATGCGCGTCCCGATTTCACAACAGGTTTCGATAACCGCGGGGCATATATTTTTAAGTATTCTGACTATCACTTGCAAAAAACAGGATGGAAATAAACAGAGATGAAATTTCTGCATGGTTAAAAAATCTGCAGGATTCTATTTGTATCGCTTTGGAAAAAGCAGATGGCAAAGCTCAGTTTGAAGAAGAGAACTGGAGCCGCCCTGAAGGCGGAGGTGGAAGAACCCGCATCATGCGCGAGGGAAATGTAATTGAAAAAGGCGGCGTATTATTCAGCGCTGTGGAAGGAGATGCTCCCGACTTCTTATTTAAAGAGAAAGAACATTCAGTTTCCGGAACACAAGATTCAAAAGAAAAACCGAAATTCTTCGCTACTGGAGTTTCCATTGTTATTCATCCACAAAATCCCATGGTTCCAATCATCCACATGAACATCCGTTATTTTGAAATGACGAATGGTGTGCGGTGGCTGGGAGGAGGGATTGACCTTACTCCGCATTATGTTGTGGAAGAGGATGCTAAGTTTTTTCATATCGCTCTTAAAACGGTTTGCGACAAACATAATAAGACCTACTATACCCAATTTAAAAAATGGGCCGACGATTATTTTTATATTCCGCACCGTAAAGAAACGCGGGGCATTGGAGGGATCTTCTTTGATCGTTTAAATGAAGACGCTTCCATGAACTTTGAAAAAAACCTCGCTTTCTGGAAAGCGGTGGGTGAAACCTTTGCTCCCACTTACACAGAACTCATTGCCAGAAATAAAAACAAAAAATTTTCCGAAAAAAATAAACAGTGGCAATTATTGCGCCGTGGTCGTTACGTAGAGTTTAATCTTGTTTACGACAAAGGGACAAAATTTGGTCTTGAAACCAACGGACGTGTGGAATCCATTTTAATGAGTCTGCCAAAATTAGCAAGTTGGGAATACGATTTTAAAACGGATGAAAATTCTGAAGAAGGAAAAACCTTGAGCCTTTTGAAAAAAGACCTAAATTGGGCTAGTGAGGAAAGTAAGGGATAAAAACTATTACTTCCGGAATTTAAAAATCATCAGCATTAAAAAGATCACAGGCAGGGAACTTAAAAACATGCCTATGTACCCTTTAGGAAATTTTTCCTGCTCCGAATAATGTTTCTCATTTAAAAAAATATTTATCACAGCGAAGATAAAGCCGAATATAGCAAGTGCTACCCCATAAAACATAAACTGTTTTTGATAAACGCACAAGGTTGCCAGAAGGCCGATTCCGACAGAGAGGTAGCCGCTCAGTTTGTAAAGTTTTTTAACATCCATTATTCGGCGTAGTAGGTCATTAACCTTCTTCTTAATTTACTAGCGTAACTCTGACTCTGCCAATCAATGTGATTGTTGGTAGAATTAATGCATTTACCAAACTGTTTCATACGGTATTTCATTTCTTCACCCAGGAGATTGAATAATTCAAGAGCCTCTTCAAAATCAGCAGCATTGTCTTTAATACGGCCAAAGTGATCTTCCAGGCTTTCATCTACAACTGTCTGTGGTTTTTTTCCTTTACGAAGCGCCATTGCATAACGGTCGCGTACAATAAAGGCTTCAGCACTTGAGTTAAGAAAACGCTCTTTAATTTCTGGAGGAAGGTCGTAATCATTTACCAATTCGTAATCCCACTCGTCTTTGTAACGTTGCTCAAGATACATGTGCGGCGCCACAAACACGTGATTCCAGTCAATAGGATACTGCCATAAATTAAAGCGGCGCGAATTGTTCCCTAAATCGATGATATTGAAAGTCTTTTTGTTTGGGAGCACACGGCTACCACGACCAATCATTTGATGATAGAGTGTAAGGGACTTTGTAGCACGATTAAGAAAAATGGTTTCCACTTCCGGTTCGTCAAAACCTGTAGTTAAGATACTAACGGAAGTAAGGATACCGTCTTTGGTCTTGCGAAACCAATCCAAGGTATCTACCCGTTCTTTATCGCTAAAGGTACTGTCCAGATGCTTAATTGGGTAGCCTTTAGCTTTAAAAGTTTCGTATACTGCGCGACTGGTTAAAATACCTGCATTAAAAATTAAAGTCTTTTTTCCTTTTGAAAGTTCTTCGTAAGCCTCCACAAGTTTACCCTGCATGATAGCTTGTGTATATAACTGTTCGTGAGATCCAACGGTAAACTCACCGTTATTACCGACACGTAAAGAGCTTAAGTTAACATCGTAAGAAAAAGTCTGCCCCTCGCACAAAAATCCCTGCTCGATAAGATTAGAAATACTCTCGCCAACAATAAGTTCGGTATAAGTTTGATATAAGGGTAATTTCTTATTACTGCTTAAAGGTGTTGCTGTTACACCTAAAATATTTACGTCATTAAAATAATGGAAAATTTTGCGGAAAGAGTTGTTGTGAGCCTCATCGACAATCACTAATCCTATGTCCTCTAAAAATTTATCATTTTCCTGTAAACGGTTATTTAAAGTCTCAACAAGCGCTATAAAAGAGTTGTAATGACTTTGCTGCGGCAATTGTTTTACATCACTTGTAATAACCTTATTTGAAATCCCTGCCTCCGCTAAAACATCGGAAGTTTGTTTTCCTAACTCGATGCGGTGTGTGAGAATTAAAACTTTACGTTTGCTCTGAGCTATATAACGCTTTGCAATTTCACTAAAAATAATCGTTTTACCTCCACCTGTAGGGAGCTGAAAAAGTAGATTAGCGTTTGGAGGTAACTCGCTCAAACGGTTAAAAATTCTATTTACGGCTTGTTCCTGGTAAGGATATAATTTACGTGATTCTGCGGCTTCTAGGGTTTCTTCCATTTAAAAAAGGCAATTTGCAAATATACTGCTAAAGCGGCCAATTCTGTAAATAAATATTAAATAAAATGTGAAGATTTAAACAACGGCTAAATACTTTTCGTTAAAAAAAGCAATAATGGTATCTTAGCCATTTATGAAAAGTAAAATCCACCTTGTTATTTTAAGTTTCATCTCAGCGCTTTTACTTTCCATTTCGTGGTACTGGCACCTGACGATTTGTATATTTTTTGCGTTTGTGCCTCTCTTATTTGTAGAAGACCGGATTTCTTCATCCGGTAATTCTAAAGGCGCAGCGAAATTATTCCCCTACGCTTACCTTTGTTTTTTTACGTGGAATATCCTCGTGACCTGGTGGGTAGTTTACGCGTCTGTAGGTGGCGCTAGTATGGCGTTTCTGGCCAATTCACTA is a genomic window of Sphingobacteriaceae bacterium containing:
- a CDS encoding oxygen-dependent coproporphyrinogen oxidase — protein: MEINRDEISAWLKNLQDSICIALEKADGKAQFEEENWSRPEGGGGRTRIMREGNVIEKGGVLFSAVEGDAPDFLFKEKEHSVSGTQDSKEKPKFFATGVSIVIHPQNPMVPIIHMNIRYFEMTNGVRWLGGGIDLTPHYVVEEDAKFFHIALKTVCDKHNKTYYTQFKKWADDYFYIPHRKETRGIGGIFFDRLNEDASMNFEKNLAFWKAVGETFAPTYTELIARNKNKKFSEKNKQWQLLRRGRYVEFNLVYDKGTKFGLETNGRVESILMSLPKLASWEYDFKTDENSEEGKTLSLLKKDLNWASEESKG
- a CDS encoding glutamine-hydrolyzing GMP synthase, which codes for MQEQILILDFGSQFTQLIARRLRELNVYCEIHPYTKVPKITPDIKGVILSGSPHSVREENAPRPDLSEIKGKLPLLGVCYGAQFLAHFFGGEVGKSNSREYGRAHLEIKDKESRLFKDVNDSVVWMSHGDTILTIPSTYKITASTHDVKVAAYDIAGEDTFAIQFHPEVYHTAEGTKILKNFVYGICKCKGDWTPASFIDTTISDLKKQLGDEKVILGLSGGVDSSVAAMILHKAIGTNLHCIFVDNGLLRKNEFESVLESYKHMGLNVKGVNAKDKFYSELNGVSDPEKKRKAIGKVFIDVFDEESKLVANAQWLAQGTIYPDVIESVSVKGPSATIKSHHNVGGLPDYMKLKIVEPLRSLFKDEVRRVGKELGLDENILNRHPFPGPGLAIRILGEITEEKIRIIQEVDAIFIDGLKSHDLYKEVWQAGAIFLPIQSVGVMGDERTYESVVALRAVSSTDGMTADWCHLPYEFLAKISNEIINKVRGVNRVVYDISSKPPATIEWE
- a CDS encoding DEAD/DEAH box helicase encodes the protein MEETLEAAESRKLYPYQEQAVNRIFNRLSELPPNANLLFQLPTGGGKTIIFSEIAKRYIAQSKRKVLILTHRIELGKQTSDVLAEAGISNKVITSDVKQLPQQSHYNSFIALVETLNNRLQENDKFLEDIGLVIVDEAHNNSFRKIFHYFNDVNILGVTATPLSSNKKLPLYQTYTELIVGESISNLIEQGFLCEGQTFSYDVNLSSLRVGNNGEFTVGSHEQLYTQAIMQGKLVEAYEELSKGKKTLIFNAGILTSRAVYETFKAKGYPIKHLDSTFSDKERVDTLDWFRKTKDGILTSVSILTTGFDEPEVETIFLNRATKSLTLYHQMIGRGSRVLPNKKTFNIIDLGNNSRRFNLWQYPIDWNHVFVAPHMYLEQRYKDEWDYELVNDYDLPPEIKERFLNSSAEAFIVRDRYAMALRKGKKPQTVVDESLEDHFGRIKDNAADFEEALELFNLLGEEMKYRMKQFGKCINSTNNHIDWQSQSYASKLRRRLMTYYAE